The window GGACATCCTCATCCGGCTGAGCACGGCCGAAGCGAACATCAAGGACCTCGCCGCGTCGGCCGGCGTCAGCTCGCGCAACGTCACCGGTCTGGTCGACACCTTGGAGCGCGCCGGGCACGCGGTGCGGGTCCCCGACCCGCGTGACCGGCGGTCCGTGCTGGTCCGGATCACCGGCGGCGGCCGGAAGTGGCTCGAGGAGTTCCGCCGGCCGGCACAGCTGGCCATGGCGGCGCTCTTCCGCGGGTTCACCGCCGCCGAGACGACCCAGTTGCGTCACCTCTGCCTGCGCCTGGCGGAAAACCAGCAGGCCCTCGCCCGGCACCTGGAGAACCGATGACCACCCGCGAGACCGTTTCGGCCTACTCCCGCGCCCGCTTCGCCGGCGACGTCACCGCCGCGGCCGCGCAGCTGGCCAGCACGTTCACCTTCCGCAGCCCGCTGATCAGCTCGGACGACGCCCGCGGCCACCTGGCGGGGCTCGGCGCGTTCATCGGCGTGGTCACCGGCGTCGACCTGATCAGCGAACTCTACGGCGAGTCCGAGGCCACGCTCGTGTACGACGTCCACACCGCGACCCCGGTCGGCACCCAGCGCACGGCCGAGCACTTCCGGTTGCAGGACGGGAAGATCACGGCCATCACGCTGATCTTCGACGCGACGCCGTGGCACCCGGTCATGGCGGCCGCCGGACGCTAGCAGCGGTGCCCGCCCGGCTGCCCGGATCATCCACATCACGGGCTGAGCTCGAACACCGGCAGGCACCGCTGCGCGCGGTGTACCCGGCCCCGCCGGCCACAAACCCGCGGCCGCGTCGTGAGCGGGAAACGCCGTTTCCCGCTCACGACTGCGTTCAGGGGCGGCCGACGCCGGGGTCGCTCGGGTGCGGCTCGACCGGCGTCACCGCCACCGCCATCCAGGCGTGCAGCGGCATCGACTCGAGCACCTGCCGCAGCTCGGCCTCGCCGGCCGCGGCGAACAGCCCGATCGTGCGCCACTCGCCCGGCCCCTCCGGCGGCTTCCAGAGCCGCAGGAGGTGGCCTTGCGCCGCCAGTTCCTTGCTCCGCGCGCTTTCGCGCCGTCGCGTGTCCGCGACTGTCTCGTCGCTCGTGCCCGGCGGGACCGTGGTCGTCATGTCGACGAGGAACTCCATCGTCGTGCTCCTTTCAGAGCCGCGAGACCTGATAGTGGGCGATCAGCCAGGCGTCTCCGGCCCGGCGGACGATCACGCTCAGGTGCACCGAGAGCGTCGGCCGGTCGGTGAAGCCGAAGTCCACGCTCGAATACCCGAGGACCACGTCTTCGGCGAGGCGCCGGGTCTCCAGGATGCGGTAGTCCGCCGTCATGCCGAGCGGCTGGGAGTCGTAGTAGGCGGCCACGCTGTCCCGGCCCACGCTGTAGGGGTGCAGGCCCTGGAAGATCGCGTCCTCGGTGAAGGACGCCGCCACCCGGTCCGGGTCGTGCGCGTCGACCGCGGACTTCCAGGCGTCCAGCACTTCCGTGAGGATGTCCATGGCGGTCAGTGTCCCGCGCTCTGGCCGCCGTCGACGTGCAGGATCTCGCCGGTGACGAACGGCGCGCCCTCCAGGTAGACGACCGCGTCGGCGATGTCGCCGGTGTCGCCCATCCGCCCGAGCGGGTGCAGGCCGGCGAGCGCGTCGTGCGTCGAGGGAGGGTGCATCGGGGTGCGGATGATGCCGAGTGACACGGCGTTGACGCGGACACCCCGCGCGGCGTACTCGATGGCCAGGGACTTCGTGACCGCGTTCAGGCCACCCTTCGTCAGCGACGCCAGCGCCGACGGCACCGCGCTGTTCGCGTGGTCGGTCAGGCTGGTGGTGACGTTGACGACGTGCCCGCCGCCGGTCTCCAGCATCGCGGCGACGGCGCGTTGGGTGACCGTGAAGAACCCGCGCAGGTTCACGCCGGTCACGAGGTCGAAGTCGGCCTCGGTGTACTCGGTGAACGGCTTCCCGACGAAGACGCCGGCGTTGTTGACCAGCGTGTCGACGCGGCCGAACGTCGCCAGCGCCCGGTCGATCACGCGGGCGCCGACGGCCGGGTCGGCGATGTCGCCCGCGACGGCCAGGATCCCGGCGTCGCCCGGCGGGGTGATGGACCGTGAGTTCGCGACCACGGCGTAGCCGAGCTTCCGGTACGCCTCGACCACGGCCGCGCCGATGCCCTGCGAGGCGCCGGTGACGACCGCGACCTTCTGGATGTTCATGGTTCCTCCTGGTGGGTGTGCTTCCCGGACCGAGGATGTGCCGAGCGGAACCGGCCCCGCCACGACCGGCTCGCTTTCAGCTGGGAGGCCCGGGCTCCCACCGCACTAAGCTCCCGGTATGGAGCTACGCCAGCTTCGGTACTTCGTGGCCGTCGCCACCGAACTGAACTTCGGCCGGGCCGCGGAGCGGCTGCGCATCGCCGGGCCGTCGCTGTCCCAGCAGATCAAGGCGCTCGAACGCGACCTCGGCGTCCGCCTCTTCGACCGCGACCGCCGGTCGGTGACGCTCACCGAGTGCGGCGAGTCGCTGCTGCCGCGGGTCCTCGCGCTGCTGGAGCAGGCGGACGAGCTGCGCCGCGCGGCGGCCGGGATCGCCGCGCACGAGCCGGTGCGGCTGGGATACGTCAACTGGCGCCCCGCCGACCTGCTCGACCGCGTGGCGGGCGTCGCGCACCTGCACGTCGACACGTGGGTGCTGCCCTCGCACGCCCAGCTGCGCCGGGTCGCCGAGCAGAGCATCGACCTGGCGATCTGCTGGGCGCGGACGGCCGACCTGGCCGAGCACGACCTGGCGGCCCACCTGCTCGGCGCGGACCGCCTCCACGCGATCGGCACCGGGACCGCCGACGTGCCCGCGCAGGACGTCGTCGTGCTCGTCGACGACGACACCGCCAGCTGGGCGTCGTGGAACCTCTTCGCCGCGGAGTTCGCCCGGGTCACCGGCGCCGAAGTCGTGCGCACCCACGACGGCGGCGTCACCGGCCCGGCGTTCTTCGATCACGTCCGCCGGCTGCGCCGTCCGGTGCTCAACTCCCCGAAGGGCCAGACGACGCCGGTTCCGCCGGACCTCGCCCGCCGGCCGGTGACCGGGCCGGCTCCGCTGTGGACGTGGTCACTGGTGGCCCGCCGCGACGAAACCCGCGCGCCGGTCCTCGCGACGGTCGAGGCGCTCACCCGGGACGTCGCCGCGCTCGACCTCGACACCGGGTGGGTGCCCGCGGACGACCCGCACGCGGCGCTCAGCCGAACGCCCGCACCGCCACGTCCTGCCACGCGGTCCACGTCTTCAGCCGCTCCTGGTACTCCTCGGTGACCGCGGGCAGCGACTTGCCGAGGAACATCCGCAGCGGCGGGTCGGCGGCGTCGACGAGCGCGAGGATCGCCGCCCGGGTGGCGTGCGGGTCGCCGACGTCCCAGTGGCCTTCGCCGGCGGCCGGGTAGTCCGGGTTGGGTGTGCTCCGCCGCGAGCCCACGCTCAGCCAGTCGGTCGCGTACGGCCCCGGCTCCAGGTTGGTGACGTGGATGCCGAACTCCGCGACTTCCTGCGCCAGCGACTGGGAAAGGCCTTCCAGTGCCCACTTCGACGCGTGGTAGGCGCCGATGCCCGGGAACGCGAGCACGCCGCCCTCGCTGGTGACCTGGACGATGTGCCCGCGACGCTGCGCGCGCAGGATCGGCAGCGCCGCCTGCGTGACCCAGAGCGCGCCGAAGAAGTTGGTCTCCAGCTGGGCGCGGACGTCGTCTTCGCCGAGTTCCTCGACGCGGCCGAAGTGGCCGTAGCCGGCGTTGTTGACCACGACGTCCAAGCCGCCGAAATGGTCTGCGGCGCGCCGGACCGCGGCGAACGCGGCGTCGCGGTCGGTGACGTCGAGCTCGAGCGGGAGGACCGCGTCGCCGTACCGCTCGGCGAGGTCGTCGAGGTCAGCAGGAGTGCGTGCGGTGGCGGCGACCCGGTCGCCGCGGTCGAGGGCGGCTTCGGTCCAGTGGCGGCCGAAGCCCTTCGAGGAGCCTGTGATGAACCAGATCATGCTTCCATGCTGGGAGCTCCAAGCCATGAGCACCAGCGATGTCTGCTCATGACTGCCATGCGGTCTGCTCATGGCTAAGCTGCCGGGATGGGAGAAGTGACGCTGACCGGCTTGCGAGTCGTCCGCGAAGTGGCGGCCACGGGCTCGTTCACCGCGGCGGCCGCGTCGCTCGGCTACACGCAGTCCGCCATCTCGCGGCAGGTCGCGATGATGGAAGCCGCCGCGGGCACGGCGTTGTTCGAGCGGCACGCCCGCGGCGTACGGCCGAGCCCGGCCGGGGCGCTCCTGGCCCGGCACGCCACCACCGCGCTCGCCGTCGTCGACACGGCGGAGCAGGAACTGGCGGGCCTGCGCGACCGGCTGGCGGGGCGGCTGTTGATCGGTGTCTTCCCGGCCGCGGCGGCGGTCCTGGTCCCCCGCGCGCTCGCCGTCCTGCGCACCCGGCACCCCGGGCTGGTGGTCACCCTCGACGAGGGGGCGACCCCGGCGCTGCTCGCGCGGCTGCGCGGCGGGCGCACCGAGGTCGTGGTGATCGGGGTCGGCGAGGGGCTGCCCGGCTACGACCTCGCGGGCCTGCACCAGGACGTCCTGACCGAGGACGACCTGCGCGTCGCCGTCCCGGCCGGGCACCGGCTCGCGCACCGGCGGCCGGTGGACGTCGCCGACCTGCGCGACGAGACGTGGATCGTAGGCCGCGGCGGCCGCGGAGAGCCGCAGTTCGGCGCGTGGCCGACCCTGGACGAACCCCGGGTCGGCCACGCGGTCCGCAGCTGGACGACGCGGCTGGGGATGGTGGCGGCCGGGCTGGGGATCGCGCTGCTGCCGGGCGTGGCGGCCGCGTCGGTACCGGCGGGGGTCGTGGTCGTCCCCGTCGAGGATCCGGCCTGGCGCGGCCGATCGGC of the Amycolatopsis sp. NBC_01488 genome contains:
- a CDS encoding MarR family transcriptional regulator; amino-acid sequence: MNDFAKDSDDHLYSPDVRGALAEFTRGEDTGVLEAAAAVRTAARSLDQLRSHGTDSRGLSSGALDILIRLSTAEANIKDLAASAGVSSRNVTGLVDTLERAGHAVRVPDPRDRRSVLVRITGGGRKWLEEFRRPAQLAMAALFRGFTAAETTQLRHLCLRLAENQQALARHLENR
- a CDS encoding muconolactone Delta-isomerase family protein; translation: MEFLVDMTTTVPPGTSDETVADTRRRESARSKELAAQGHLLRLWKPPEGPGEWRTIGLFAAAGEAELRQVLESMPLHAWMAVAVTPVEPHPSDPGVGRP
- a CDS encoding SgcJ/EcaC family oxidoreductase; amino-acid sequence: MDILTEVLDAWKSAVDAHDPDRVAASFTEDAIFQGLHPYSVGRDSVAAYYDSQPLGMTADYRILETRRLAEDVVLGYSSVDFGFTDRPTLSVHLSVIVRRAGDAWLIAHYQVSRL
- a CDS encoding SDR family NAD(P)-dependent oxidoreductase codes for the protein MNIQKVAVVTGASQGIGAAVVEAYRKLGYAVVANSRSITPPGDAGILAVAGDIADPAVGARVIDRALATFGRVDTLVNNAGVFVGKPFTEYTEADFDLVTGVNLRGFFTVTQRAVAAMLETGGGHVVNVTTSLTDHANSAVPSALASLTKGGLNAVTKSLAIEYAARGVRVNAVSLGIIRTPMHPPSTHDALAGLHPLGRMGDTGDIADAVVYLEGAPFVTGEILHVDGGQSAGH
- a CDS encoding LysR family transcriptional regulator → MELRQLRYFVAVATELNFGRAAERLRIAGPSLSQQIKALERDLGVRLFDRDRRSVTLTECGESLLPRVLALLEQADELRRAAAGIAAHEPVRLGYVNWRPADLLDRVAGVAHLHVDTWVLPSHAQLRRVAEQSIDLAICWARTADLAEHDLAAHLLGADRLHAIGTGTADVPAQDVVVLVDDDTASWASWNLFAAEFARVTGAEVVRTHDGGVTGPAFFDHVRRLRRPVLNSPKGQTTPVPPDLARRPVTGPAPLWTWSLVARRDETRAPVLATVEALTRDVAALDLDTGWVPADDPHAALSRTPAPPRPATRSTSSAAPGTPR
- a CDS encoding SDR family NAD(P)-dependent oxidoreductase, encoding MIWFITGSSKGFGRHWTEAALDRGDRVAATARTPADLDDLAERYGDAVLPLELDVTDRDAAFAAVRRAADHFGGLDVVVNNAGYGHFGRVEELGEDDVRAQLETNFFGALWVTQAALPILRAQRRGHIVQVTSEGGVLAFPGIGAYHASKWALEGLSQSLAQEVAEFGIHVTNLEPGPYATDWLSVGSRRSTPNPDYPAAGEGHWDVGDPHATRAAILALVDAADPPLRMFLGKSLPAVTEEYQERLKTWTAWQDVAVRAFG
- a CDS encoding LysR family transcriptional regulator, whose product is MGEVTLTGLRVVREVAATGSFTAAAASLGYTQSAISRQVAMMEAAAGTALFERHARGVRPSPAGALLARHATTALAVVDTAEQELAGLRDRLAGRLLIGVFPAAAAVLVPRALAVLRTRHPGLVVTLDEGATPALLARLRGGRTEVVVIGVGEGLPGYDLAGLHQDVLTEDDLRVAVPAGHRLAHRRPVDVADLRDETWIVGRGGRGEPQFGAWPTLDEPRVGHAVRSWTTRLGMVAAGLGIALLPGVAAASVPAGVVVVPVEDPAWRGRSAVVLTRPGRSAGATAVVDALREQAAEMRG